In Thermotomaculum hydrothermale, a single genomic region encodes these proteins:
- a CDS encoding vWA domain-containing protein: protein MFRFKYPLVLILLPFVIYLGYILYKRLFSKNRGINYSSFLIELIPKNYKHYLYIVTYFLPFIALVLMVFALARPQIGEGYEKQETMGIDIMLCLDTSSSMKALDFKPKNRFEVAKKTTLDFVKKRKYDRIGFIAFAGYAITKCPLTTDKRMLEKIIEDTKLDSIEDGTAIGMAIATGVNRLRKSKAKTKVIILLTDGVNNRGVIDPLTAAKLAKELGIKIYSIGIGTNGFAEIPQKNAFGMETYVKVPVEIDEALLTKVSRMTGGEYFRATDSKKLQTIYSIIDSLEKTKIEVKRFTVWKDEYYPLLLTALILLFAYVFLNNIVLRVKE, encoded by the coding sequence ATGTTCAGGTTTAAGTATCCGCTTGTGCTTATCCTTTTGCCTTTTGTTATTTATTTAGGTTATATACTTTACAAAAGGCTTTTTTCAAAAAACAGAGGAATAAACTATTCGTCATTTTTAATTGAGTTAATTCCAAAAAACTATAAGCATTACCTGTATATAGTCACCTATTTTCTTCCGTTTATAGCACTTGTTTTGATGGTTTTTGCACTTGCAAGGCCTCAAATTGGAGAAGGCTATGAAAAACAGGAGACAATGGGCATAGACATTATGCTTTGCCTTGATACCTCTTCCTCAATGAAGGCGCTTGATTTTAAGCCTAAAAACAGGTTTGAGGTTGCAAAAAAGACAACCCTTGACTTTGTAAAAAAGAGAAAGTACGACAGAATAGGATTTATCGCATTTGCAGGGTATGCAATTACAAAGTGCCCTTTAACAACGGATAAGAGAATGCTTGAAAAGATAATTGAAGACACAAAATTAGACTCAATTGAAGACGGCACTGCAATAGGAATGGCAATTGCAACAGGTGTAAACAGGTTGAGAAAGTCAAAGGCAAAAACAAAGGTGATTATCCTTTTAACAGACGGAGTAAACAACAGGGGAGTGATAGACCCTTTAACAGCGGCAAAGCTTGCAAAGGAATTGGGGATAAAGATTTATTCAATTGGAATAGGGACAAACGGTTTTGCTGAAATTCCCCAGAAAAATGCTTTCGGTATGGAAACCTATGTTAAAGTGCCTGTTGAAATTGACGAGGCTTTGCTTACCAAGGTTTCAAGAATGACCGGTGGAGAGTACTTCAGGGCAACAGATTCAAAAAAATTACAGACAATTTACTCTATAATTGATTCTCTTGAAAAGACAAAGATAGAGGTTAAAAGGTTTACAGTGTGGAAAGACGAGTATTATCCATTGCTTTTAACTGCTTTAATCCTGCTTTTTGCCTATGTATTTTTAAATAATATTGTATTGAGGGTGAAAGAATGA
- a CDS encoding VWA domain-containing protein — MNFGRIEYLYVLVTVPLIAIIFYVQYILKEKFLKENGLKDVFKTYALDRRFFKKFFFLVSLTFLILSLASPRFGVALEKGERRGRDIFFLIDVSNSMNATDIKPSRLDATKQVIFNLLKKMNGDRVGVAVFAGSCQIICPLTDDYDAVSMFVDSIDTDMISKQGTNLGEAIEKVVKEGFPENDKGFRTIIVFSDGEDFGDSVESGVKVAKENNVIIFSVGIGSKEGAPIPVKDINGKVIGFKKDKDGKVVITKMNPETLVKIAKETDGEAFIVRSNLDIDPLIKNINKLQKKKFAEKGFVKLKDRYYYPLAVSVLFLIAFLVL; from the coding sequence ATGAATTTCGGAAGGATAGAATACCTGTATGTTCTTGTAACTGTGCCGTTAATAGCGATAATCTTTTATGTTCAGTATATTTTGAAGGAGAAATTTTTAAAGGAAAACGGGCTTAAGGATGTCTTTAAAACATATGCCCTTGATAGAAGGTTTTTTAAAAAGTTTTTCTTTCTTGTATCTTTAACCTTCCTTATTCTATCCCTTGCTTCCCCTCGTTTTGGAGTTGCCCTTGAGAAGGGGGAGAGAAGGGGAAGGGATATATTCTTTTTAATTGATGTATCAAACTCAATGAATGCAACAGACATTAAGCCCTCAAGGCTTGATGCAACAAAGCAGGTAATTTTTAACCTGCTTAAAAAAATGAATGGGGACAGGGTTGGCGTTGCTGTTTTTGCAGGCAGTTGTCAGATAATATGCCCATTAACAGACGATTACGATGCTGTATCAATGTTTGTTGATTCCATAGACACAGATATGATTTCAAAACAGGGCACCAATTTAGGGGAAGCAATTGAAAAGGTTGTTAAGGAGGGCTTCCCTGAAAATGACAAAGGCTTTAGAACAATTATAGTGTTTTCAGACGGGGAAGACTTTGGAGATTCAGTTGAAAGTGGAGTTAAGGTTGCAAAAGAAAACAATGTAATTATATTCTCTGTCGGGATTGGTTCAAAAGAAGGTGCCCCAATCCCTGTTAAAGATATAAACGGCAAGGTAATAGGTTTTAAAAAGGATAAAGACGGCAAGGTTGTTATAACAAAGATGAACCCTGAAACACTTGTTAAAATTGCAAAAGAAACAGATGGAGAGGCATTTATAGTAAGGTCTAACCTTGATATAGACCCATTGATTAAGAATATAAACAAATTACAGAAGAAAAAGTTTGCTGAAAAGGGCTTTGTTAAGTTAAAAGATAGGTATTATTATCCTCTTGCTGTGTCAGTATTATTTTTAATAGCCTTTCTTGTTTTGTGA
- a CDS encoding tetratricopeptide repeat protein, with product MKRLLLFALISLLYLPVFGGNILADKGYKLNEKGNKEYLNKNYKSAVNNYIRALSERDDPVIKYNLANSLYQMKNYDKAIDVYKKIEKEVPESIKPDLYYNLGNAYFMKKQYDKAVKSYVNCLKMKPKDRYAKENLELALKMLKQQKQKQNENKKQNDKDKNKKDKQKQQKEKDNKKNKNQNKNQDKKKEKQQNKQQKKEEQKKKELKKLLKTLAEQEKIDRKKNMKNKKKNQAIIDSPGKDW from the coding sequence ATGAAAAGATTGTTGTTATTTGCACTAATTTCCCTGCTGTACCTTCCTGTTTTTGGGGGAAATATACTTGCCGATAAAGGCTATAAATTAAACGAAAAGGGGAATAAAGAGTACTTAAACAAGAATTACAAATCAGCGGTTAACAATTACATAAGGGCATTAAGCGAAAGGGATGACCCTGTAATCAAATACAACCTTGCTAACTCACTTTATCAAATGAAAAATTATGACAAGGCTATTGATGTTTATAAAAAGATAGAAAAGGAAGTGCCTGAAAGCATAAAACCAGACCTCTATTACAATTTAGGCAATGCATACTTTATGAAAAAACAGTATGACAAGGCTGTAAAAAGTTATGTAAATTGTTTAAAAATGAAGCCAAAAGACAGGTATGCAAAAGAAAATCTTGAACTTGCTTTGAAAATGCTAAAGCAACAGAAGCAGAAGCAGAATGAAAACAAAAAACAGAACGATAAGGATAAAAACAAAAAGGATAAACAGAAACAACAAAAGGAAAAGGATAACAAAAAGAATAAAAACCAGAACAAAAACCAGGATAAAAAGAAAGAGAAACAGCAAAACAAACAGCAGAAAAAAGAAGAGCAAAAGAAAAAAGAGTTAAAGAAATTGCTTAAAACATTGGCTGAGCAGGAAAAGATAGACAGAAAGAAAAATATGAAAAATAAGAAGAAAAATCAGGCAATTATTGATAGTCCGGGAAAAGACTGGTAA
- a CDS encoding BatD family protein gives MKKIIMVLCFTIAISSLSFAESVKAYVSNNKIGTDDTLTFTIEGENLDGDLNIVSSLNFPGFTIVSGPNRSHSISIVNGSMSKKDSLSFVLAPEREGKFTIPSFTVKAGDKEYKTKPIEIEVVKGSIVPHQRNRGNAYDPFDNFFDDDFFAPPRPRNVRPEDIFIRTEVSKKKVYLGEPILVKFRLFTTVPITQLGLQEAPSFEGFLAYDIDANKRIRFQSTVLAGKRYNTAIIYKKVLYPTKSGELVIKPLSFVLNAQADFFFGKRVIRKSEPLRIKVLPLPEPPKDFSGLVGSFDIHASVDTNNAKVGQSISFKVVVSGKGDLKALENIIPDTIDGFKIFKSSSPKITSKDPINQSKVWDIVLVPVREGKLEIPSIKLTYFDPLLEKYVTKETNPIEISVSGKVESGGTVNIVSPAEGNEVRVLNKDIAFIKTGKIDTTSYIVNSKALIIVSSVVPFLFIFWGIFVRIVDERRKNDVEYRKQKAYSFFKNKLKKARKFARKKNSKEFYQTLSKAVISYFSDKFSKPNIELRIDEIEQMLKEKGVDEKLIKQLTDFVEYCDFESYTPHSSGIKLELINEANEIIQKVEKAL, from the coding sequence ATGAAAAAGATAATTATGGTTTTGTGTTTTACAATAGCCATTTCTTCTCTGTCTTTTGCTGAAAGTGTAAAGGCTTATGTTTCAAATAATAAAATTGGCACAGACGATACCCTTACATTTACAATTGAAGGGGAAAACCTTGATGGGGATTTAAACATTGTTTCATCTCTAAACTTTCCTGGGTTTACCATTGTCAGCGGTCCAAACAGAAGCCACTCAATTTCAATTGTAAACGGCAGTATGAGCAAAAAAGACAGTTTGAGTTTTGTCCTTGCCCCTGAAAGGGAAGGTAAGTTTACAATCCCTTCATTTACCGTTAAAGCAGGTGATAAGGAGTACAAAACTAAACCTATAGAGATTGAGGTTGTCAAGGGGAGTATTGTTCCGCATCAGAGGAACAGGGGCAATGCTTACGACCCATTTGACAACTTCTTTGACGACGATTTTTTTGCCCCTCCACGGCCAAGAAATGTAAGGCCTGAAGATATATTTATTAGAACTGAGGTTTCAAAGAAAAAGGTGTATTTAGGTGAGCCTATTTTAGTAAAATTCAGGCTTTTTACAACAGTTCCAATAACTCAGCTTGGTTTGCAGGAAGCACCATCCTTTGAAGGCTTTTTGGCTTACGATATTGATGCAAATAAGAGAATAAGGTTTCAATCAACGGTGCTTGCAGGGAAAAGGTATAACACTGCAATAATTTATAAAAAGGTTTTATATCCAACAAAATCTGGAGAATTGGTAATAAAGCCTTTAAGTTTTGTATTAAATGCACAGGCTGATTTCTTCTTTGGCAAAAGGGTTATCAGAAAGAGTGAGCCTTTAAGGATTAAGGTTTTACCTTTGCCTGAGCCACCGAAGGATTTTTCAGGGCTTGTTGGAAGTTTTGACATTCATGCGTCGGTTGATACAAACAATGCCAAGGTTGGCCAATCAATATCCTTTAAAGTTGTTGTAAGCGGTAAGGGAGATTTAAAAGCACTTGAAAACATAATTCCCGATACAATTGATGGATTTAAAATATTTAAATCTTCATCCCCGAAAATAACTTCAAAAGACCCGATAAACCAGTCAAAGGTCTGGGATATTGTCCTTGTCCCTGTAAGGGAAGGAAAGTTAGAAATCCCTTCTATAAAGTTGACATACTTTGACCCTCTTCTTGAAAAGTATGTAACAAAGGAAACAAACCCAATTGAAATTTCAGTTAGCGGAAAGGTTGAAAGCGGAGGAACAGTAAATATTGTTTCACCAGCTGAAGGAAATGAAGTTAGAGTATTAAACAAAGATATTGCCTTTATAAAAACTGGAAAGATTGATACCACTTCATACATTGTGAATTCAAAGGCTTTGATAATTGTTTCTTCAGTTGTGCCATTTTTGTTTATTTTCTGGGGGATATTTGTAAGGATTGTTGATGAGAGAAGAAAAAACGATGTTGAATACAGAAAACAAAAGGCATACTCATTTTTTAAAAACAAATTGAAAAAGGCAAGGAAGTTTGCAAGAAAGAAAAATTCAAAAGAGTTTTATCAAACACTTTCAAAGGCTGTTATCTCTTATTTTTCAGACAAATTTTCAAAGCCAAACATTGAATTGAGAATAGACGAGATTGAGCAAATGCTGAAGGAGAAAGGTGTTGATGAAAAGTTAATAAAGCAGTTAACTGATTTTGTTGAATACTGCGATTTTGAAAGTTATACCCCTCATTCTTCAGGGATAAAGCTTGAATTAATTAACGAGGCAAATGAGATTATTCAAAAGGTGGAGAAGGCGCTATGA
- a CDS encoding tetratricopeptide repeat protein, with amino-acid sequence MKNVVFIIMLCLTFNFLSFSQDLNAIFEKANHFYINKNYTKALEEYKKIEKEIGEKNKHSFKLYYNLGCTYFRLNDIANARYYFEKAKRIKPFDKDLNKNLKLILTRLKDKEKKVTNGFFVNIYKKLYLSVSLNALTLITLIFFLAVFLILAMLIANRYDRKKLYYSLGISLFFFLLSFSLFYSRYKYTFQKEGIVFSEEVDVFSEPNTSSTILFKLHKAAKVKIEEQLNGYVHISLPDGLNGWIDRQYIKEI; translated from the coding sequence ATGAAAAATGTTGTATTTATAATAATGCTTTGCCTGACATTCAACTTTTTAAGTTTTTCTCAAGACTTAAATGCAATTTTTGAAAAGGCTAACCATTTTTACATAAATAAAAATTACACCAAAGCCCTTGAAGAGTATAAAAAAATTGAAAAAGAGATTGGAGAAAAGAATAAACATTCTTTCAAACTTTATTACAATTTAGGTTGCACCTATTTCAGGTTAAATGATATTGCAAACGCAAGGTATTATTTTGAAAAGGCAAAGAGAATCAAGCCATTTGACAAAGACTTAAACAAAAACCTTAAATTAATTTTAACAAGGCTAAAGGATAAAGAGAAAAAGGTAACTAACGGATTCTTTGTTAATATTTACAAAAAGCTTTACCTATCAGTTAGCCTCAATGCTTTAACTTTAATTACTTTAATTTTCTTTCTTGCCGTTTTTTTGATTTTAGCAATGCTAATTGCAAACAGATATGACAGAAAGAAACTCTATTATTCCCTTGGAATAAGTTTATTCTTTTTCTTGCTTTCGTTTTCTCTATTTTATTCCCGCTATAAATACACATTTCAAAAAGAGGGGATTGTATTTTCAGAGGAAGTTGATGTATTCAGCGAACCGAACACTTCGTCAACTATACTCTTTAAACTTCACAAAGCAGCAAAGGTAAAGATAGAGGAGCAGTTAAACGGCTATGTTCACATTTCCCTTCCCGACGGATTAAACGGCTGGATTGACAGGCAGTATATTAAAGAAATCTGA
- the purF gene encoding amidophosphoribosyltransferase, producing the protein MCGIVGIIGVKDASNKVAMALQAIQHRGQDSAGIGAKKGNHFRYYKDIGLVHNIFNEKELKRLEGRCAIGHVRYPTIGGNSKEDAQPFYSRWPGIIMAHNGNITNFEEIKEHLLSQSIFLSSKCDIEPVLYILSNEIIRDNIKRVYSFKDVVKGLKETYKIVKGAYSLVGIMSIDGKDTMFAARDPYGIRPAVWGKKGDSYIVCSESVCLDVLDFDYMGSIKPGHVVFFREGEDPVEFEIEKKGFAPCIFEYIYFARPDSKINDHCVYEKRMELGRLLADEFKERKRGIDFDIVVPIPDTSRPSAITFSEETGKPIREGFIKNRYSGRTFIMPTQGDRASALRLKLNPIKAEIKDKSVMLIDDSIVRGNTVKRIVEVLKGKGAREIHLAIYSPPVINPCYYGIDMSTHEELIAYKVLKEMGYKFNGDSIRLDKKLLTKLEEKLAEKFGLNSLTYLSTERLNLLLENNRCAACFDGDYPVNVDEKSRRCIVFDRLSSRD; encoded by the coding sequence ATGTGTGGAATTGTTGGAATTATAGGGGTTAAAGATGCTTCAAACAAGGTAGCAATGGCCTTACAGGCTATTCAGCATAGAGGGCAGGATTCAGCAGGTATAGGTGCTAAAAAGGGCAATCATTTCAGGTATTACAAAGACATAGGCCTTGTCCACAATATTTTTAACGAAAAGGAGTTAAAAAGGCTTGAGGGAAGATGTGCCATAGGGCATGTTAGATATCCGACTATAGGGGGCAACAGCAAAGAAGATGCCCAGCCTTTTTATTCAAGGTGGCCTGGAATTATAATGGCACACAACGGCAATATAACAAACTTTGAAGAGATTAAGGAGCATCTGCTTTCTCAATCCATTTTTTTGTCAAGTAAATGCGATATTGAGCCTGTTTTGTACATCCTTTCAAATGAAATTATAAGAGACAACATAAAAAGAGTTTATTCATTTAAGGATGTTGTAAAGGGATTGAAAGAGACATACAAGATTGTAAAGGGGGCTTATTCCCTTGTTGGAATTATGAGTATTGACGGAAAGGACACCATGTTTGCTGCAAGAGACCCCTATGGCATAAGGCCTGCTGTCTGGGGCAAAAAGGGGGATTCATACATTGTTTGTTCTGAAAGCGTTTGTCTGGATGTGCTTGATTTTGACTATATGGGCAGCATAAAACCAGGGCATGTAGTGTTTTTCCGTGAAGGGGAAGATCCTGTTGAGTTTGAAATTGAAAAAAAAGGATTTGCCCCCTGCATCTTTGAATACATTTATTTTGCAAGGCCTGATTCAAAAATAAACGACCATTGCGTATATGAAAAGAGGATGGAGTTGGGAAGGCTTTTAGCAGATGAGTTTAAGGAGAGAAAGCGGGGAATTGATTTTGATATAGTGGTTCCAATTCCGGATACTTCAAGGCCTTCTGCAATAACATTCTCCGAAGAAACAGGAAAACCTATTAGAGAGGGATTTATAAAAAACAGGTACTCTGGAAGAACCTTTATTATGCCAACTCAGGGGGACAGGGCTTCTGCCTTAAGGTTGAAGTTAAACCCTATTAAGGCTGAAATTAAAGATAAATCTGTAATGCTAATAGATGACAGTATTGTGAGAGGCAACACTGTGAAAAGAATTGTTGAGGTTTTAAAGGGTAAGGGGGCAAGGGAGATTCACCTTGCTATTTATTCTCCCCCAGTTATAAACCCCTGCTATTACGGAATTGATATGTCCACCCATGAGGAATTGATAGCATACAAGGTTTTAAAGGAGATGGGGTATAAGTTTAACGGCGATTCAATAAGATTGGATAAAAAACTATTAACTAAACTTGAAGAAAAACTTGCAGAAAAGTTTGGTCTTAATTCTTTAACCTATCTTTCAACTGAGAGATTAAACCTGTTACTTGAAAATAATCGTTGTGCAGCCTGTTTTGATGGGGATTATCCAGTCAATGTTGATGAAAAATCAAGAAGATGTATAGTCTTTGACAGGTTGTCAAGCAGGGATTAA
- a CDS encoding tetratricopeptide repeat protein gives MKGKSIAVFLLFFLLFFTKTFAQQKYIYSYSEYASIVQNILDGRLKKYEKIYPTEFDVFYDLDERTVKMHINLLKPPYMPDEELIQNIEDFENKYGNYVTSRIFYIYLIKENFYYTPDLFKYYGMLTMDTQTTFKERMGNCFSLTNMFITITRELGFNSYYYLVSDINSTYLSESTLIRTVHIVCGIDINYPRPYIIDFLPQEDIDYKRLFRLNRVKKLTDIQAAGLFYNNIACKYMMERDYGFAKYLLEFADSLYPDSGIIKNNLAVIYKKNGQYADSIKTFLEALKYAPSFQFIIANILKLESKLPEKDRAEIDNLLENEFVNNYYWHLLKANEYLSQKKFKKALKEIKKADKLSQGNQEVYIFYYRLGVLTRDSKLIEKYSNKINLLENNNKNK, from the coding sequence ATGAAAGGTAAAAGTATTGCTGTTTTTTTATTATTTTTTCTCTTGTTTTTTACTAAAACCTTTGCACAGCAGAAATACATTTATTCTTATTCAGAATACGCTTCAATAGTACAAAATATATTGGATGGAAGATTAAAAAAGTATGAAAAAATTTATCCCACAGAGTTTGATGTATTTTACGATTTAGACGAAAGAACGGTTAAAATGCACATTAATTTGTTAAAACCTCCTTATATGCCTGATGAAGAATTAATTCAAAATATTGAAGATTTTGAAAACAAATACGGCAACTATGTCACCTCAAGGATTTTTTATATTTACCTGATAAAAGAGAACTTTTACTATACCCCTGATTTGTTTAAATACTATGGGATGTTGACCATGGATACCCAGACCACATTCAAAGAGAGAATGGGCAACTGCTTTTCTTTAACAAACATGTTTATAACTATAACAAGAGAGTTAGGTTTTAATTCATACTACTACCTTGTCTCAGATATTAACTCAACCTACCTTTCTGAAAGTACTTTAATTAGAACAGTACATATTGTATGCGGTATTGACATAAATTATCCAAGGCCATATATTATTGATTTTTTGCCACAGGAAGACATTGATTACAAAAGATTATTCAGGCTTAACAGGGTAAAAAAATTAACCGATATTCAGGCAGCAGGGCTTTTTTACAACAATATTGCCTGTAAATATATGATGGAAAGAGATTATGGGTTTGCAAAGTATTTACTTGAATTTGCAGATTCACTTTACCCTGATTCTGGAATTATTAAAAATAACCTTGCTGTAATTTACAAAAAGAACGGTCAGTATGCTGACTCCATTAAAACATTTTTAGAGGCTTTAAAGTATGCTCCCTCATTTCAATTTATAATTGCAAATATTTTAAAGCTTGAATCTAAATTACCGGAAAAAGATAGAGCAGAAATTGATAACTTACTTGAAAATGAATTTGTTAACAATTATTACTGGCATTTGTTGAAGGCAAATGAATACTTATCTCAAAAGAAATTTAAAAAAGCATTAAAGGAGATAAAAAAAGCTGATAAATTATCACAAGGCAATCAAGAGGTGTATATATTTTACTATAGATTGGGAGTTTTAACCAGGGATAGTAAACTGATTGAAAAGTACTCAAATAAGATAAACTTATTGGAAAACAATAATAAAAATAAATAA
- a CDS encoding DUF4388 domain-containing protein has protein sequence MALKGQIGNVGLNDIAQLLHLNKKTGMLKIDSNEAKGVLYFNNGNVVDAETQENTGEIAAYELFQAQSGTFEFIATPPHKKVTIKQTLHDLVLESARQKDTIKRLREVIPDNDLVFRAVVDPRLDSLQGNLSKEEIVLLNLLDGTRDVNDLVEDSGLSEFKVLTLLVDLYDKKYIETFEILKILEFEPITGMFISEDTAYVDTLVYNDWKDKLINESRMRVVKIKTQSKRFVVLKLSHKKKIGNKIKFTPSIAQKLKIKEGDKLIVKPISRNIPKDENEELLEDFFD, from the coding sequence ATGGCACTTAAAGGTCAAATTGGTAATGTTGGTTTAAATGATATTGCACAATTATTGCATTTAAACAAAAAAACAGGGATGTTAAAGATTGATTCAAATGAGGCTAAAGGGGTTTTGTATTTTAATAATGGTAATGTGGTAGATGCAGAAACGCAAGAAAATACTGGAGAAATTGCGGCTTATGAATTGTTCCAGGCTCAGAGCGGTACTTTTGAGTTTATAGCTACCCCCCCTCACAAAAAAGTGACTATTAAACAGACCCTCCACGATTTAGTGCTGGAATCAGCTCGACAGAAAGATACAATTAAAAGATTGAGAGAAGTAATCCCTGACAATGACCTTGTTTTCAGGGCAGTGGTAGACCCAAGGCTTGACAGTTTGCAGGGAAATTTATCAAAAGAAGAGATTGTGCTGTTAAATCTTTTAGATGGAACTAGAGATGTGAACGATTTAGTTGAAGATTCGGGATTATCAGAATTTAAAGTGCTAACACTCCTTGTTGACCTTTACGATAAAAAGTATATTGAAACATTTGAGATTTTAAAAATTCTGGAATTTGAACCAATAACCGGAATGTTTATTTCTGAGGATACTGCGTATGTTGATACGCTTGTTTATAACGACTGGAAAGACAAATTAATTAATGAAAGTAGAATGAGGGTTGTTAAAATTAAAACCCAGAGTAAGAGATTTGTTGTGTTGAAACTTTCACATAAAAAGAAAATAGGTAACAAAATTAAGTTTACTCCTTCAATTGCTCAAAAACTTAAAATTAAAGAGGGGGATAAACTTATTGTAAAACCAATTTCAAGGAATATTCCCAAAGACGAAAACGAGGAATTGTTAGAAGACTTTTTTGATTAA
- a CDS encoding ATP-binding protein, with protein MSEQFKCLKCNNTGWILFKDEQGYQIAKPCDCEYGITSTLRRIGIPEKYLKCSFENFKINIPKAIGLKQAKTLLYDYVQLELFKSKKQSFLIKGTVGSGKTHLCAAVVRELVKKGYYNIYFVDFKELLDEIKSTFSYASDLSEADILFPVLNAGLLIIDDLGSERNTEWSEDVFARILNYRYNRDLPVIITTNYFDRQIPNALTEETLEERVGIRMRSRLYEMCRDIEIIAPDFRMLKNKI; from the coding sequence ATGTCAGAACAATTCAAGTGTTTAAAGTGCAATAATACAGGGTGGATTTTATTTAAAGACGAGCAGGGATATCAAATTGCAAAGCCCTGCGATTGTGAATATGGAATAACTTCTACCTTGAGAAGAATAGGAATACCTGAAAAATACTTAAAGTGTAGTTTTGAGAATTTTAAAATAAATATTCCCAAAGCTATTGGGCTAAAACAGGCCAAAACCCTTTTATACGATTATGTACAACTTGAATTATTTAAATCAAAAAAACAGAGCTTTTTAATAAAAGGGACAGTTGGTTCAGGAAAAACCCATTTGTGTGCTGCTGTTGTTAGAGAGCTTGTAAAAAAGGGCTATTATAATATTTATTTTGTTGATTTTAAAGAGCTGTTAGATGAGATTAAGTCCACCTTTTCATATGCCTCGGATTTAAGCGAAGCTGATATTTTATTTCCTGTGTTAAATGCTGGGTTATTGATTATTGATGATTTGGGCTCTGAAAGAAATACTGAATGGAGTGAGGATGTATTTGCAAGAATACTCAATTACAGGTACAATAGAGACTTGCCTGTTATAATTACAACAAATTACTTTGACAGGCAAATACCAAATGCTTTGACAGAGGAGACCCTTGAAGAGAGAGTAGGTATCAGAATGCGTTCAAGGTTATATGAGATGTGCAGGGATATTGAGATAATAGCTCCTGATTTTAGAATGTTAAAGAATAAAATATGA